A region of the Pseudarthrobacter sp. MM222 genome:
GAGCTCGAGGACCGCCTTGCGCTCTGCGCGGGGAATGGCGTCAAAGCGCGAGACCGGAACGGCCGGGGCCCGGAAGATCTCGTGAACGTTCACGTCGGCGCCGAGCGAATCCGACTTGATGCAGGCGGCCTTGTGTTCCATGCCGCCGGTCCCGCCCGTTCCGGCTACCGGCCAGAGCTCCGGCTCGCCCTTTAGGCAGGCGTCGCTGGCCAAGGGGCACCGCGGGGCAAACGAGCAGCCGGTGGGAGCGTGGATCAGATTGGGCGGAATGCCCTCGATCGGCACCAGCGACGACTTCTCCGCCATGTCCACGCGCGGCACCGCACCCAGCAGACCCATGGTGTAGGGCATCCGCGGGTTGTAGTAGATGTCGTCCACGGTGCCGGTTTCCACCGGTTTGCCCGCGTACATGACCATGATGTCGTCCGCCATGCCTGCGACCACGCCGAGGTCGTGGGTGATCATCACGACGGCGGCGCCGGTTTCCTCCTGCGCCGTGTGCAGCACTTCCAGCACCTGCGCCTGGATGGTGACGTCGAGTGCGGTGGTCGGTTCATCGGCGATGAGCACCCGCGGATTGTTGGCGATCGCGATCGCGATCATGACGCGCTGGCGCATACCGCCGGAGAATTCGTGCGGGAAGGCCTTCAGCCGGTCCTTCGGGCTGGGGATGCCCACCATCGCGAGCAGCTCGACGGCGCGGGCCTCCTTGGCCTGCTTGCTCATGGTGGGGTTGTGGACCGTGAGCGCCTCGATGATCTGGGTCCCGACCGTGTAGACCGGGGTCAGGGAGGACAGCGGATCCTGGAAGACCATGGCGATGTCGTTGCCGCGGAAGGCGCACATGGCCTTGTCGCTGAGCCCCAGCAGTTCCTTGCCCTTGAGCCGGACCGAGCCGGTGATCTGCGCCGTCGGGGGCAGCAGGCCCATGATGGCCATGGACGTTACGGATTTTCCGGACCCGGACTCGCCTACTATTCCAAGTGTTTTTCCGGGCAGGAGGTCGAAGTCGACGCCGCGGACCGCGTGCACCACGCCGTTTTCGGTGTTGAAGCGGACGTTCAGGTCCCGGACGGACAGGACGGCGTCCGTGGGGGCATGCAGCCCCGCCACATGCAGTCGCTCGGCGGGGTTCAAAACGTTCGATTCGGAGTTGGCGGTGATTTCGAAGCTCATTTGCTGTTCTTCTTTGCGGTCTTCTGTTTGGCGCTGCCACTTGAGCTGGAGCTGGGGTCGAAGGCGTCCCGGAGGCCGTCGTTCATCATGGCCAGTGATCCGGTCAGCAGGAACATCACCACCAGCGGCACCCAGAACATCCACGGGAACGTGGAGACCTGGGAGGTGGCTTGGCCGATCAGCACGCCAAGGCTGACGTCCGGAACCTTGATGCCGATGCCGATGAAGGAGAACGCCACCTCCGCCAGGATGGCTCCGGTCACCCCGCGGGTGATGTCCAGGACCAGCAGCGAGCCGATGTTGGGGACGAGGTGGCGCCAGACGATGCGGCGCGGCGGGATGCCCATGTATTGGGCGGCCTTGACGAAGTCGCGCTGCATCAGGGACATCGAGAGGGACCGGATCAGGCGGGCGGTGCCCATCCAGCTGAAGATCAGCAGCACGATGATCAGCAACAGCCAGCTAGGAAGGTTCCGCTGGAGGCCGTTGCCGCCGCCGCTCGTAGCCACGGCGACCACCAGCAGGGCCGGCATCATGATGAGGGCTTCGAGGACGAACAGCATGACCTTGTCGATTTTTCCGCCGAAGTAGGCCATGGTGCAGCCGTAGACAGCGGCGATCAGGACCGAGACGAGGCCCACGACGAGACCGATGAGGATCGAGATCCGGGTGCCTTCCACGGTCAGGGCGTAGAGGTCGATTCCGGCCTGTGAGGTGCCCAGCAGGTGCTCCGCGGACGGCGGCATGCCGATGTTGAACGGGTCGATCGTTTCCTTGTCCCAGCTGGTGAAGAAACCGCCGATGAAGGAAAAGAGAGTCAGTGCCAGAAAGATCACGAGACCGGCGACTGCTGTCTTGTTGCGCAGGAAGCGCCGCAGGATGATGGTGGCCTTGCCGATCACCACATCGTTGTTCTCGATTTTCGCCTCGGCTGCAGCTGCGGCCGGATCGATGGCATTCAGGTTCGTCATGGGTTACTGCACCCGCACTCTCGGGTCGACGAGCGTGGTCGCGAAGTCAGCCAGGATGGCGCCGATCGCGAAGATCACGGAACCGTAGGCGAGGGTTGCCGTGGCCGCGTTGACATCCTGCAGGGCAATGGAGTCGATGGACCAGGAGCCGACGCCGTGCCAGGCGAAAATCTTCTCCGCAAAGAAGCCGCCGGCGAAGATGGCCGGGATGGTGAACGCAATGCTCTGTGCCACGGGGATGAAGGACACCCGCAGGGCGTGGCGGGTGATGGCCTGGTTCCGCGTCAGGCCTTTGGCCCGGGCCGTGCGGACAAAGTCGGCGTTGACGTTGTCCAGCAGGTACTGGCGCTGGGCTATCTGGTAAGTGCCCCAGCCGACGATCGTGATGGCGAAGGTCGGCACCGCATAGTGGGCGAGCATGTCGAGGAACTGGAGCCAGCCGTCACCGGCCAGGCCCGGAGTGGAGATGCCGGTGACGAAGAATATCCGCTCGCCCACGGTCTCGTTGATGTTGATCGCGCCCAATTGGACCAGGAAGTACGCGATCGGCGCCGGCACGATGTACACAAGGTAGCTGTAGGAGGTGATGACACGGTCCGAAAACTTGTACTGCCGAGCCGCTGTGTACACCCCGAGGGCGACGCCGATGATCAGGGTCAGGATGATGGAGGCGAGGAAGAGCCGGGTCGAGATCCAGACCCGGTCACCGAACTCGGCGTTAATGAAGGCGCCATTGGGGCTACGTCCCCAGTCCCAGCGGGTGACGATCCCGGTCAGCCAGTCCACGTACCGTTCCCAGGGGCTGAGGGTCGGGTCGAGGCCCTTGAGCCGGAAGGAATTGATCACCTGTTCCGGCGTGGGGCGGGGGATGCGTTCCTGCTCCAGCAGTGCCGGCTGCAACGTGCTGACCGCCAGGAAGTACCCGGCCGACGTGGTCAGGAAAATCATGAAAACGTAGGTGGCGGCACGCTTTGCCAAGTACCGGAGCATTTAGCCTCTAGTTCCGAGTCGCCGTTGTCTGTGCAGGACTGGAGGCTGCCGGGCGGGCCGGCAGGGCCTGCCTGCGCGCGGGATTCGTAGCGAGTCTCACAACGTCGATCCTTCCGTAGTTCCCCTCCAGCAGGGGGTTTTCCGCTGCTGATCCGGGATCATGGCCAGCGGGTGTCTGGCCGGCCCGCATGCCTTTCGGCTAGTCCTGGTGAACTATGTTGCGGGTCACATTCCAGAGGAAACTACCACATGGAGGGTTCCGCTTCGGGCCCATTGGCGGCAGAACGGCAGGTCTACCACCAGATCGTTATGAATCATTCACTGCAGTGGATTTGACTGGCAATACCGGGAAATCTGAGCTATTTTACGCCCTTCCGAGCAACCGCGAAACCAGTTCCCGCCAGGACGCCGTGAGGCGCTCCGGGGCTATTCCGTGGACCCTCACCGCGTGCAGGAGGCGTTCCGGCTCAAGGGTCGCGCTCAGCGAGGTCGCCATGAGCCACGGGTCGGCGGTTACCCCTGCTTCGCGCAGCAGCATTTCGAGATGCCGGTGCCAGAGGACGGCGGCCGGGACGTCAAAGCGGTTGTAGGCGGAGACATCGGCGGCCCGCGCCAGCTCGCCGTACTCCAGCACCCAGGCGATGCGTTCAAGGCCGCAGGCCACCAGCCGCTCCAGCGGCGGAGCGCCCGGACCCAGCGGGGGCGGGCCGAACATGAACCGGCCCTGAAATCCCGCCTCGGCGTCACTGAGCAGAGTCATCATGAGGCCGGCCCGGCTGCCGAAGCGCCGGAACACCGTGCCCTTGCCGACGCCGGCGCGCTGCGCGAGCGTTGCCATGGTTAACGCGTCGACGCCGCACGTCTCAATCAGTTCCCGGGCCGCCTGCAGGAGCAGCTCACGGTTCCGGGCAGCGTCGCGCCGTCCGGAATCCGCGACCGGGAGCACGCCGGTGCCGGCGCCGGACCGCAATGGGATTAAGCTCACAAGGCTCATTGTAGCCCCGGGGAATATTAAACGGACCCCGGTCCGTTTAGAACAGTGAAGGCCCCCAGCCTCCAAGATCAGCCAGCCGCAGGAAGATCGCGGCGTGACACCTAGGAGTTCACATGTCCAAGAACACAGTCCTTACCCTGGTCGGCAGCCTCCGCGCCGATTCCACCAACCAGAAGCTCGCCGAGGCCATCCAGCTGAACGCCCCGGAGCACGTTGAGGTTCTCATCCACGACAGCCTCGGCAACATCCCGTTCTACAACGAGGACATCGACGTTGAGGGCCAGGTCCCCGCCGCTGCCGCCGCGCTGCGCGCTGCCGCCAACGAGGCCGACACCCTGCTCCTCGTCACCCCGGAGCACAACGGCACCGTGCCCGCCTCGCTCAAGAACGCGATCGACTGGCTGTCCCGCCCGTTCGGCGCCGGCGCCCTCAGCGGCAAGCCGACGGCCGTCGTCGGCACCGCCTTCGGCCAGTTCGGCGGCGTGTGGGCCCAGGATGAAGCCCGCAAGGCGGTCGGCATCGCCGGCGCCCAGGTCCTCGAGGACGTAAAGCTCGCCGTTCCGGGCTCCATGGTCCGCTTCGCCGAGGTGCACCCGAAGGACGACGCCGAGGTTGTGGAGCAGATCAAGGGCGTCTTCGACGCGCTGGAAGTTTCGCGCACGGCCTCCGCGGCCTAGTCCGTCAGGAAAGTCAGCAACCCGCCCCCGGCAGCCCCAGGCTGCCGGGGCGGTTGTTTTTTCCCTCCTCCAACGGAATCAGTGAACAAACGTTTACTTGTCAGCAACATGGGCTGTATTCTGGGCGGCGTGACCCACGAAACATTGGATGCCGCCGCAGCAGTCCTTCCGGCCGAGGCAATTGACGCAATCGAACGTGCGGCTACGTCCGCCCACCGCCACGAGCAGCTTTTCTCGGAGCGCGCAGCAAACATCAAGCAATCGGCGGTCCGGGATGTCTTCGACCTCTCCCTGCGCCCCGGACTCGTCTCGCTGGCGGGCGGGAGCCCTTACCTGCAGTCGCTCCCGCTGGAGCGGCTGGGACAGACCGCCGCGAAGATCATCGCCGAGCAGGGCATGACCGCCCTGCAGTACGGCGGGGGCCAGGGTACCGAGGAACTCCGGACTCAGATCTGCGAGGTCATGGCGGCCGAGGGCATTTTGGATGCCAGGCCCGAGAATGTCGTCATCACCGCGGGCTCGCAGTCCGCCCAGGACGTCGCAACCAAGGTGTTCTGCAACCCGGGGGACGTGGTCCTTGTCGAGGATCCCACCTACGTCGGCGCCTTGAACACCTTCGAGGCCTACCAGGTGGAAGTCGCCACCGTGCCGATGGACCAGGACGGCATCATTCCGGATGTGCTCGAGGCCAGAATCGCCGCGCTGCAGACGGCCGGCAAAAACATCAAGTTCCTCTACACGATTCCGAGCTTCAACAACCCCTCGGGAATTACGTTGTCCGAGTCCCGCCGGCAGCAGGTCGTGGAGATCTGCCGGAACGCCAATATTTTGGTGCTGGAGGACAACCCCTACGGCCTGCTCCGCTTCGACGGCAGGCCGTTGACGCCGCTGCGCGCCGCCAACCCCGACGACGTGATTTACATGGGGTCCTTCTCCAAGATCTTCGCCCCCGGGCTGCGGATCGGCTGGGCGCTGGTGCCCGCCCATCTCCAGCGCCGGTACTACTTGGCCTCGGAAGCCGTCACGCTCTGCCCGCCCACGCTGAACCAGATGCTCGTTTCCGCCTATCTGCGGGACTATGACTGGCGGAGCCAGATTGAAACGTACCGGGGGCTCTACAGGGAACGCTGTGACGCGATGCTCGCGGCCCTCGAGGAATTCATGCCGGCAGGCTTGAGCTGGACCCGACCGGAGGGCGGGTTCTTCGTCTGGGTGACCCTGCCCGAGGGTGTGGACACCTACCCCCTGCTGAAGAAGGCCATCGACGCCGGCGTGGTGTTCATTCCCGGAGCGGCATTTACGCATTCTGATGACCCGTCCAACAAGATCCGCCTGGCGTTCAGTGCCGTTCCGCCGGAATCCATCCGCGAGGGTGTCCGCCGGCTGGCTCCGGTCCTGCGGGAAGCCGTCGAGGCGTTGTAGCCTGAAGCATCACTGGCGCAGGACCGAAGACGATCGTTAACCCAAGGAGCTTTTCATGACCGGAATTATTGTTGTCGGCGTCGATGGCAGCGAAACAGCCCTGCGGGCTGCGCGCACCGCGAAGGACCTGGCCGCCACGCTCGGCGCCACCCTGCACGTGGTCAGCGCCTTTGACAGCGACCGGACCGAGGTTTTCGGCAGCGGCAGTGACCAGTGGATTGTCTCCGACGCCGGCGAGGCGGAGAAGGTCGCCAGGAGCGTCGCCGAGAGCCTCCGCACCCCGGAGATCAAGGTGACCTACTCGGCGGCCCGCGGCAAGCCCGCCGAAGCGCTGATCAAGGAGGCCGAGCGTTCCGATGCCCGGATGATCGTGGTCGGGAACCGGCGGATGCGCGGGATCGGCAGGGTGCTCGGGAGCGTTGCGAACAGCGTGGCCCACAACGCCCCCTGCGACGTCTATATCGCGAAGACCGACGTCGCCGACTAGAAGGCCGTCACCTCAGGCATTTCCCGTGCCGGCCGGCTCGGTCTTCTTCAGCATCCGACGCAGGATTTTTCCCGAGGAGGACTTCGGCACGGCGGCGATGAAGTCCACCCGGCGG
Encoded here:
- a CDS encoding aminotransferase-like domain-containing protein, which translates into the protein MTHETLDAAAAVLPAEAIDAIERAATSAHRHEQLFSERAANIKQSAVRDVFDLSLRPGLVSLAGGSPYLQSLPLERLGQTAAKIIAEQGMTALQYGGGQGTEELRTQICEVMAAEGILDARPENVVITAGSQSAQDVATKVFCNPGDVVLVEDPTYVGALNTFEAYQVEVATVPMDQDGIIPDVLEARIAALQTAGKNIKFLYTIPSFNNPSGITLSESRRQQVVEICRNANILVLEDNPYGLLRFDGRPLTPLRAANPDDVIYMGSFSKIFAPGLRIGWALVPAHLQRRYYLASEAVTLCPPTLNQMLVSAYLRDYDWRSQIETYRGLYRERCDAMLAALEEFMPAGLSWTRPEGGFFVWVTLPEGVDTYPLLKKAIDAGVVFIPGAAFTHSDDPSNKIRLAFSAVPPESIREGVRRLAPVLREAVEAL
- a CDS encoding dipeptide ABC transporter ATP-binding protein — protein: MSFEITANSESNVLNPAERLHVAGLHAPTDAVLSVRDLNVRFNTENGVVHAVRGVDFDLLPGKTLGIVGESGSGKSVTSMAIMGLLPPTAQITGSVRLKGKELLGLSDKAMCAFRGNDIAMVFQDPLSSLTPVYTVGTQIIEALTVHNPTMSKQAKEARAVELLAMVGIPSPKDRLKAFPHEFSGGMRQRVMIAIAIANNPRVLIADEPTTALDVTIQAQVLEVLHTAQEETGAAVVMITHDLGVVAGMADDIMVMYAGKPVETGTVDDIYYNPRMPYTMGLLGAVPRVDMAEKSSLVPIEGIPPNLIHAPTGCSFAPRCPLASDACLKGEPELWPVAGTGGTGGMEHKAACIKSDSLGADVNVHEIFRAPAVPVSRFDAIPRAERKAVLELKDVKKHFPLMKGALIKRRIGTVKAVDGLSFDIREGECFSIVGESGCGKTTTLLEIMEFHKDQDGEVRIGGLSNKEASDSRTRSAMRKELQMVFQDPTGALDPRFTVYEVLAEPLENAGMAKPAIRKRILELMELVGLQPDHVNRFPNQFSGGQRQRIGIARALAVNPKLVVLDEPVSALDVSVQAGVINLLDQLRAELGLSYLMVAHDLSVVRHISNRVAVMYLGKIVEIGEVTSVFDNPRHPYTRALLSAIPVPDPQLERTRERIILQGDLPSPLDAPKGCNFATRCPVFAALPPAKQEKCLTIEPRLESAAAPAATTAGPTDQQFACFYPDGELDADMLVVHEPT
- a CDS encoding universal stress protein, which encodes MTGIIVVGVDGSETALRAARTAKDLAATLGATLHVVSAFDSDRTEVFGSGSDQWIVSDAGEAEKVARSVAESLRTPEIKVTYSAARGKPAEALIKEAERSDARMIVVGNRRMRGIGRVLGSVANSVAHNAPCDVYIAKTDVAD
- a CDS encoding ABC transporter permease gives rise to the protein MTNLNAIDPAAAAAEAKIENNDVVIGKATIILRRFLRNKTAVAGLVIFLALTLFSFIGGFFTSWDKETIDPFNIGMPPSAEHLLGTSQAGIDLYALTVEGTRISILIGLVVGLVSVLIAAVYGCTMAYFGGKIDKVMLFVLEALIMMPALLVVAVATSGGGNGLQRNLPSWLLLIIVLLIFSWMGTARLIRSLSMSLMQRDFVKAAQYMGIPPRRIVWRHLVPNIGSLLVLDITRGVTGAILAEVAFSFIGIGIKVPDVSLGVLIGQATSQVSTFPWMFWVPLVVMFLLTGSLAMMNDGLRDAFDPSSSSSGSAKQKTAKKNSK
- a CDS encoding ABC transporter permease, with translation MLRYLAKRAATYVFMIFLTTSAGYFLAVSTLQPALLEQERIPRPTPEQVINSFRLKGLDPTLSPWERYVDWLTGIVTRWDWGRSPNGAFINAEFGDRVWISTRLFLASIILTLIIGVALGVYTAARQYKFSDRVITSYSYLVYIVPAPIAYFLVQLGAININETVGERIFFVTGISTPGLAGDGWLQFLDMLAHYAVPTFAITIVGWGTYQIAQRQYLLDNVNADFVRTARAKGLTRNQAITRHALRVSFIPVAQSIAFTIPAIFAGGFFAEKIFAWHGVGSWSIDSIALQDVNAATATLAYGSVIFAIGAILADFATTLVDPRVRVQ
- a CDS encoding NAD(P)H-dependent oxidoreductase — translated: MSKNTVLTLVGSLRADSTNQKLAEAIQLNAPEHVEVLIHDSLGNIPFYNEDIDVEGQVPAAAAALRAAANEADTLLLVTPEHNGTVPASLKNAIDWLSRPFGAGALSGKPTAVVGTAFGQFGGVWAQDEARKAVGIAGAQVLEDVKLAVPGSMVRFAEVHPKDDAEVVEQIKGVFDALEVSRTASAA
- a CDS encoding TetR/AcrR family transcriptional regulator, giving the protein MSLIPLRSGAGTGVLPVADSGRRDAARNRELLLQAARELIETCGVDALTMATLAQRAGVGKGTVFRRFGSRAGLMMTLLSDAEAGFQGRFMFGPPPLGPGAPPLERLVACGLERIAWVLEYGELARAADVSAYNRFDVPAAVLWHRHLEMLLREAGVTADPWLMATSLSATLEPERLLHAVRVHGIAPERLTASWRELVSRLLGRA